The DNA window CATTTAGCTGATTAGCCGCAGACAATTCAGCCACGTTTCGTGGAATAACTAGCTCTTGCCCCGGATAGATCACAAAGGGCGAACGCAGTTCATTGGCTGCGGCTAACTCACTCATTCTCACCCCACAACGCAGTGCAATTTCGCCCAAGGTATCATTGCGTTGAACACGATAAGATGTTCCCTCGCAACGACGATCCGCTGTTACAGCTCGTTCAGACGATTTCGATTGTGTGGTCGAACCGGGTTTTAAATAGTCTCTCGGCGGCTGCCCACAGGCCGTCAAAAATAATAAAACGAAAAGGAATCCAAAAAACTTAACCATTAGAAACTAGCCCAGGGTTTTATAGGCGATATAACCGATTACCAACGCAACGAATAACCAGCCCAACCATTCTACCCATCTACGAATAAGCGGTTCAAAACGCTGCCCGCCAATTTTCATTAACCAGGCAACTAAGAAAAACCGTGCGCCACGACCAATAAATGAGGCAATAATAAACGGAACCAATGCCATCCCGGTGGCACCGGCTGAAATGGTGAACATTTTATAAGGCAAGGGGCTGAAACCGGCGACAAACACAATCCATACCCCATAGGCCTCAAAAAACTCGACAATTTGATGATATTTAGCGTCATAGCCCGCTGACACAATCAACGGCCAGACTGCATCTAACAACAACATACCGATCAAATAACCCAAAACGCCGCCCAAGGTTGAGAAAAACGTAGCAATCCATGCTAAATACATCGCTTTCTCAGGCCGAGCCAAGCTCATAGGCATCAACATCACATCCGGCGGAATCGGAAAAAAAGACGACTCTGCTAAACTCATACCGGCTAAGTAACGCGGAGCATGCCGATGGGCTGCCCAACGTAGGGTCATATCATATAGGGGAGCAAATAATTTCAATCTAACCTTCCTTTGACTAGCGGAACAAAAACCGCTACACCCAGTGTGATTGTTTTTATGCCGGTGGCGGTTTTTTCAACGCCAGTAAGCAACTGTTCTTTTTCACCCACCGGGAGTACCAATCGACCTCCTTCTGCCAATTGTTCCACTAAAGCTTCGGGAATTGAATCGGGAGCGGCTGCGCAGACAATCGCATCATAGGGTGCAAAAGTCGACCACCCCCAATGCCCATCACTCAGCGTAAAACGAATATTACGTACCGCCAGTTGATCTAAACAATACTGAGCACGTAAAGACAAGGGCGCAATGCGCTCCACACTATAAACCTGTTTTGCGACTAGAGATAAGATGGCCGCCTGATAACCTGAACCGGTTCCGACATCCAGTACTCGATTAAGCGAGCGCGACCCTTGCTTAACCCAACTGGTCATTAACGCCACCGTACCCGGCTGAGAAATGGTTTGACCATAACCAATTGGCAAAGACGTATCTTCATAAGCACGATTAGCTAAGGCTTCATCCATAAATAAATGTCGTGGGGTAACTCGAATCGCATTTAGAACCTCAATGTCTAATTGTTTATTACTTAATAAACGACTAACCAAACGATCCCGACTGCGTTGCGAAGTTAGCCCTACCCCTTGCGCAGCCTCATACAGGCTGTTAGGGTAAATGGGTTTCTGGGTTAGATCTAATTCTGCCACTTGGTTGCAACCCAACGACTCATTTTTTCAAGCATCGCGTAATGCGTTAAGTCAATTTGCAAAGGGGTCACCGAAACATAACCTGCTTCGACCGCATGGAAGTCCGTGCCCTCACCGGCATCCGCTGCACAGCCTGCCGGACCAATCCAAAACATAGCCCCTCCACGAGGGTCAACCGCTTTAACTACCGGCTCTGAAGCATGGCGTTTTCCGAGTCGAGTCACCTTAATACCCTTAATTTCAGACAGGGGGATATCGGGTACGTTGATATTAATAATGGTATTCGTATCTAAATCTTGTAAATGAAGATCATCCAGTAAACGAACTAATATTTCTGCAGCGGTTGCAAAATGCTGATCACCACACAAAGAAATCGCAATCGAGGGTTTGCCCAGAAAGCGCCCCTCCGTTGCTGCTGCAACCGTACCGGAATAGAGCACATCATCCCCCATGTTAGCTCCGGCATTAATGCCCGATATAACCATGTCAGCGCGATAAGCCAACGCGCCATTAATACCCAGATGAACACAATCGGTTGGCGTGCCATTGACACTATAAACACCCTCCCCGTGGTCTTGCGTCCTGAGTGGGTCAAGCAAAGTCAATGAGTTGCTCGCAGCGCTTCGATTACGATCCGGCGCAATCATCACTAACTCATCGGCCGCTGAAAAATTCTTCAACGCCTGATAAAGCGTACGAATACCTGGAGCTAAATATCCATCATCATTCGATAACAGGATGCGCATAGGCTATCAATCCTTTAAAATCATATTTATTTGCTATGGAATTATAAAGTGTCTAAGGTTACAGAAGAAGATAAATTACTATTTAAAGAAGCGCTTGTTGGTGTCAGCCCACTTATTAAACAAAAAAAAGTTGAAATCGTTGCAACTAAACCCAAAGCCCCGACAAAACGCGCTATTGAAAATAAATATCAAATACCCCCACAAAAAGCCAAAATTGAGTATACCGATTCAGTCAACGCCCATGAAAACCTCCTTAATTACCGCAAGGGCTTAAGAATCCAAGACTTAAAACGCCTTCGTAAAGGCGAGTTCACTATACAAGGCCGTTTAGACCTTCACGGCTATACAGAAGAAGGCGCAGAACTAAGGTTAAGCCAGTTCATTCACCAAAGTTATTTAAAAAAATATCGCTATCTTTTAGTAGTCCACGGTAAAGGTTATAACTCAGACACCTCATTTCCGGTTCTAAAGAATTTAGTCAATCGGATGCTGAGAAGTTTACCGGAAGTGATCGCCTTCTGTAGTGCCACGCAAAAGGACGGCGGCGTCGGCGCAGTCTATGTTCTGATTAAGGCCCAGTAGCCTGAGCTATTAGCCGTGAGATAAACAACCAGGCCTGGTTTAAGGCCAAATACCAAGCTCTGAAAACAAAAAACCCCAGGTTAAATAATTAACCTAGGGTTTGAAAAGTGGCGCGCCTGAAGAGATTCGAACTCCTGACCGCTCGGTTCGTAGCCGAGTACTCTATCCAGCTGAGCTACAGGCGCTTAACTTGGTGCGTATTATAGAGATATGAGGCTAGGTGTCAAGCGACTATTTAAAAGTTTTTAACTTTTTTTAAAGGTTTTTTAACAAGCCAACACTGCATACACTATAACTCATTGATTTAATTATCTTACTCAGTAATTAACGGATATACACCATTTTCATCATGCACTTCACGCCCTGTCACGGGTGGGTTGAACACACACACCATGCGCATATCCTTGCGGGCGCGAAGATAATGACGCTCATGGCCATTCAGCGCATAAAGCGTACCATCTTCAATCTGAGTAGTGATACCGCTCTCAAGGTCTTCTATCTCACCCTCACCCGCGACGCAATATACCGCCTCTAAATGGTTAGCATAATGAATATAGGTTTCTGTACCGGCAAAAATCGTGGTATCGTGCATCGAAAAGCCCATACCCTCTTTCGCCAATAACAAGCGACGGCTTACCCAGTTGCCGTTTTCGGCTTTAACATCTCTATCGGTTCCGATTACCTCATTTAAACGCTTGATAATCACTATGCCTTCTCCTTTTCAAATTTCTCTACCGCGGCGGCTACCGCTTCACGTAGGATTTCAAACCCCTCGGTTAATTCGGTTTCACTAATCACCAACGGTGCCAAGAACTTTAATACTTGATCCGCCGCACCGGCGGTTTCCATAATCAACCCGCGTTCAAACGCTTGACGCGACACTTCGTTACAGAAGCCCTCGGTTAAAGATTCCATGCCCCAAATCATGCCCAAACCACGTACATCGGTAATATAATGAGGATACTGCGCTTGAATATCCCTAAAGGTTTTCTCGACCTGCGCGCCTTTAGCACGAATAGAGGCACTAAAATCATCATTACGCCATAGCTCAAGCACCGCCGCACCAGCAATAAACGCGTGGCTATTACCACGGAAGGTTCCGGTATGCTCACCCGGTTCCCAAACATCCACTTCTGGCTTCATTAATACAATCGACATTGGCAACCCGGTACCAATCGACTTGGAAACCGTCACGATATCCGGCTTAATGCCCGCGCGCTCAAACGAAAAGAAATCGCCAGTTCGGCCATTACCCACTTGAATCTCATCCATTATCAAAATAATGTCGAGCTCATTACAGACCTTTTCAAGTTTTTTCAACCACTCAACACGCGAGATATTAATCCCGCCCTCGCCCTGAATCGACTCCACAATAATCGCTGCCGGTAAGTCATAGCCCGAACTGCCATCTTTAAGATAATGGCGTAGCATATCTACACTATCCATTTCATGGTCAAAATAACCGTCATACGGCATTTTGGTAACGTTTTGCGGCACACCATAATAGTCATCATGATAAAACTCATTGCCCGTTACCGCCAAAGAGCCTAACGAATGGCCGTGATACGCATTGGTAAATGCCACGACATTTGAACGCTTCTTCAGTTTACGTGCCAATTTAAGCGCGGTTTCCACACCATTAGTCCCCGTTGGGCCAACAAACTGGATTTTGTAATCAAAACCACGCGGTTTCAAAATGATGTTTTGAAACCCTTCGATAAAATCATGCTTGGCAACGGTCGCTTTATCAAGCGCATTGGTAATGCCGTTGCGTTGAATATAGTTAATCAAGGCTTGGTTAACTAAGGGGTGGTTATGTCCATAGTTTAGCGAGCCTGCGCCACCAAAAAAGTCGATAAAGCGTTTGCCCTCAACATCAACAATCGTCGCGCTGGTTGCCGTATCAAACACCGTAGGGAATGAGCGAATATACCCTCTTACATTCGATTCATACTGATCAAAAAGTGAAATATCCATTTAATATGTTCCTTATTGTTATTGTAAAAAAATGGTTTTCGAAGCCAATAAGCTTCAAGCCGAAATCAAACTAATAAATTAACGATGAATTGAAAAACTGACTAAAGGCTCGGCTTCGTGACCGTCACCTAGATGATCAGTTGTAAGGTAATCGGTGATCTGCAGTTCAGCACCCAAGGAGTTAGCCCATTTAAAAAACAAGGCATTCGACGCTTGGTTAGAGGGTGAAATCGTGCATTGCACCTTTCGTATCTGATCAAACCAATCCCGCGCTGCCAAATTTTGTAACAAGCGCATCGCCAAACCTTGCCCACGCATAGCTGGGTCAACCGCGACCTGCCAAACAAATAACACGTCTGGGTTATCGGGTAATCGATAAGCGGTGACAAAACCTACCGCACGATTATTAACCTCAGCGATCGCACAGGTTTGAGAGAAATGATCTGAAAGCAAGAAATAAAGATAACTGGAGTTCACATCCAGCGTTTGCGACTCTTTGACTAATCGCGTTATAGCCGCACCGTCTTTAAGACAAGGGGGTCTGATAGTGATATTCATAACAGTTTTGTGTTTTTAACGCCATCTTGTTAAGCAAGATGAAACACCCAAAAACGCTCCTTCATAATAATTTTATTTAAATTCGGCGGCCTAAGTTAGCCGCGCCAATTAAATTGTTTCGTTTAAACCTTTTTTACCCTAACATAGATCCAACCCTGATTTCAAATCAACTTTTGGTTACATAAAAAATGATGTTTTGTTAATTAACGCAAAATCGGCTAAAATCACGGCCTTTAATTTTCAATTCGAAACGGCATTAAAT is part of the Thiomicrospira microaerophila genome and encodes:
- a CDS encoding YqaA family protein; amino-acid sequence: MKLFAPLYDMTLRWAAHRHAPRYLAGMSLAESSFFPIPPDVMLMPMSLARPEKAMYLAWIATFFSTLGGVLGYLIGMLLLDAVWPLIVSAGYDAKYHQIVEFFEAYGVWIVFVAGFSPLPYKMFTISAGATGMALVPFIIASFIGRGARFFLVAWLMKIGGQRFEPLIRRWVEWLGWLFVALVIGYIAYKTLG
- a CDS encoding protein-L-isoaspartate(D-aspartate) O-methyltransferase, with translation MAELDLTQKPIYPNSLYEAAQGVGLTSQRSRDRLVSRLLSNKQLDIEVLNAIRVTPRHLFMDEALANRAYEDTSLPIGYGQTISQPGTVALMTSWVKQGSRSLNRVLDVGTGSGYQAAILSLVAKQVYSVERIAPLSLRAQYCLDQLAVRNIRFTLSDGHWGWSTFAPYDAIVCAAAPDSIPEALVEQLAEGGRLVLPVGEKEQLLTGVEKTATGIKTITLGVAVFVPLVKGRLD
- the surE gene encoding 5'/3'-nucleotidase SurE, translated to MRILLSNDDGYLAPGIRTLYQALKNFSAADELVMIAPDRNRSAASNSLTLLDPLRTQDHGEGVYSVNGTPTDCVHLGINGALAYRADMVISGINAGANMGDDVLYSGTVAAATEGRFLGKPSIAISLCGDQHFATAAEILVRLLDDLHLQDLDTNTIININVPDIPLSEIKGIKVTRLGKRHASEPVVKAVDPRGGAMFWIGPAGCAADAGEGTDFHAVEAGYVSVTPLQIDLTHYAMLEKMSRWVATKWQN
- a CDS encoding Smr/MutS family protein, whose product is MSKVTEEDKLLFKEALVGVSPLIKQKKVEIVATKPKAPTKRAIENKYQIPPQKAKIEYTDSVNAHENLLNYRKGLRIQDLKRLRKGEFTIQGRLDLHGYTEEGAELRLSQFIHQSYLKKYRYLLVVHGKGYNSDTSFPVLKNLVNRMLRSLPEVIAFCSATQKDGGVGAVYVLIKAQ
- a CDS encoding ectoine synthase; the protein is MIIKRLNEVIGTDRDVKAENGNWVSRRLLLAKEGMGFSMHDTTIFAGTETYIHYANHLEAVYCVAGEGEIEDLESGITTQIEDGTLYALNGHERHYLRARKDMRMVCVFNPPVTGREVHDENGVYPLITE
- the ectB gene encoding diaminobutyrate--2-oxoglutarate transaminase, which translates into the protein MDISLFDQYESNVRGYIRSFPTVFDTATSATIVDVEGKRFIDFFGGAGSLNYGHNHPLVNQALINYIQRNGITNALDKATVAKHDFIEGFQNIILKPRGFDYKIQFVGPTGTNGVETALKLARKLKKRSNVVAFTNAYHGHSLGSLAVTGNEFYHDDYYGVPQNVTKMPYDGYFDHEMDSVDMLRHYLKDGSSGYDLPAAIIVESIQGEGGINISRVEWLKKLEKVCNELDIILIMDEIQVGNGRTGDFFSFERAGIKPDIVTVSKSIGTGLPMSIVLMKPEVDVWEPGEHTGTFRGNSHAFIAGAAVLELWRNDDFSASIRAKGAQVEKTFRDIQAQYPHYITDVRGLGMIWGMESLTEGFCNEVSRQAFERGLIMETAGAADQVLKFLAPLVISETELTEGFEILREAVAAAVEKFEKEKA
- the ectA gene encoding diaminobutyrate acetyltransferase, encoding MNITIRPPCLKDGAAITRLVKESQTLDVNSSYLYFLLSDHFSQTCAIAEVNNRAVGFVTAYRLPDNPDVLFVWQVAVDPAMRGQGLAMRLLQNLAARDWFDQIRKVQCTISPSNQASNALFFKWANSLGAELQITDYLTTDHLGDGHEAEPLVSFSIHR